The Prosthecobacter dejongeii genome contains a region encoding:
- a CDS encoding PSD1 and planctomycete cytochrome C domain-containing protein translates to MSRLFPFLCLFSPLLTGKLAAVDFSRQIRPILSENCFFCHGPDEAKREAGLRLDDEAAAKADHDGVRAVVPGNPAQSALLQRILSTDKDEVMPPPKQHKVIPPAQVALLKQWIQEGAKWGGHWSYEKVVRPPVPRIKDTQPIDAFLLKRLHEDKLAFQASADASTLIRRVALDLTGLPPTLEELQAFQKAPYERMVDHFLAKPAFGEHWARQWLDLARYADSSGYPSDQPREIWAFRDWVVRALNQNLPFDQFTIEQIAGDLLPDPTDNQLIATAFHRNTMTQNEGGTSDEEFRIAAVVDRVNTTFAVWMGTTMACAQCHTHKYDPLTHKEYFQAYAFLNQSADADKKDEAPFHEILPAEVKKQRQQWQQEAVGLEAQFAKNPETWLKGYETWLTSKPAIKDKKVTEALAAAKRNPEQQKTLQTYYTRFVAPEAKAERARLNFLNKELSRTKPVTVPVMMDLPNKERRKTHIQLRGNWQALGEEVQEGTPAVFPPLPAEAPRNRLTLARWLVNRENPLTARVTVNRLWESLFGIGIVRTSEEFGSQGELPFHPELLDWLAAEFMDSGWDMKHLLRLMVTTQAYRQDSRSTAELNERDPENRLLARGPRFRATGELLRDQALAVGGLLSHKMGGPSVRPLAPNMGLTTAFGRSNDWTLSEGEDKHRRSLYTEMRRNSPYPSFSTFDAPNREVCTIRRGRTNTPLQAFVTLNDPVFIETHQAMARRLMNVEDKIGHLYQLCVARTPTDHERATLQKLHDEALTDYRAQPQEAVKMATDPLGPAPKDADIAELAAWTTVANVVMNLDEFVMRR, encoded by the coding sequence ATGTCGCGGCTTTTCCCATTTCTTTGTCTGTTTTCGCCCCTGCTCACTGGGAAGCTGGCTGCGGTGGATTTTTCTCGGCAGATCCGCCCCATACTCTCCGAGAACTGCTTTTTCTGCCATGGTCCCGATGAGGCAAAGCGTGAGGCCGGGCTGCGGCTGGATGATGAAGCGGCAGCTAAGGCTGATCATGACGGCGTACGAGCCGTGGTGCCAGGAAATCCCGCTCAAAGCGCTCTGCTGCAGCGCATCCTCTCCACCGACAAGGATGAAGTGATGCCGCCGCCAAAGCAGCACAAGGTCATTCCGCCGGCCCAGGTGGCGCTGCTGAAACAATGGATCCAGGAAGGTGCCAAATGGGGCGGCCACTGGAGTTACGAAAAAGTGGTTAGGCCACCCGTCCCTCGGATAAAAGACACCCAACCGATTGATGCGTTTCTACTGAAACGGCTTCATGAGGACAAACTGGCTTTCCAAGCCTCTGCCGATGCCTCGACACTGATTCGCCGGGTGGCCTTGGATTTGACAGGACTGCCGCCCACGCTGGAGGAACTGCAGGCTTTTCAAAAAGCCCCGTATGAAAGGATGGTGGATCATTTCCTGGCCAAACCCGCGTTTGGTGAACACTGGGCCAGGCAGTGGCTGGATCTAGCCCGCTACGCTGACAGTTCCGGTTACCCCAGCGATCAACCGCGCGAGATCTGGGCCTTTCGAGATTGGGTCGTTCGGGCACTGAATCAAAACCTGCCGTTCGACCAATTCACCATCGAACAAATTGCTGGGGATCTGCTGCCCGACCCGACGGACAATCAACTTATCGCCACGGCTTTCCATCGCAATACCATGACCCAAAACGAAGGTGGTACCAGCGATGAGGAATTCCGCATCGCTGCTGTGGTAGATCGAGTCAATACCACCTTTGCCGTGTGGATGGGCACCACCATGGCCTGTGCGCAGTGCCACACGCACAAGTATGACCCTCTCACCCACAAGGAATACTTCCAGGCCTACGCCTTCCTGAATCAGAGTGCGGATGCTGATAAGAAAGACGAAGCCCCCTTTCACGAAATTCTTCCTGCGGAAGTGAAGAAACAACGCCAGCAGTGGCAGCAAGAAGCCGTTGGTTTGGAAGCTCAGTTCGCTAAAAATCCCGAGACTTGGCTGAAGGGTTACGAAACATGGCTGACGAGCAAACCGGCCATCAAAGACAAGAAGGTCACCGAGGCCCTAGCCGCCGCGAAACGGAACCCAGAGCAGCAAAAGACCCTGCAAACTTATTACACCCGCTTTGTCGCGCCCGAAGCCAAGGCCGAGCGTGCGCGATTGAATTTTCTGAACAAGGAACTCAGCCGCACGAAGCCCGTCACGGTGCCGGTGATGATGGACTTGCCTAACAAAGAACGCCGGAAGACCCACATTCAACTCCGTGGTAACTGGCAGGCACTGGGCGAAGAAGTACAGGAAGGCACCCCCGCCGTTTTCCCCCCACTGCCCGCAGAAGCTCCACGGAACCGGCTCACGCTGGCACGCTGGCTGGTGAACCGGGAAAATCCCCTAACCGCACGTGTGACCGTGAATCGCCTGTGGGAAAGTTTGTTCGGCATCGGCATCGTGCGCACCAGCGAGGAATTTGGCAGTCAGGGGGAGTTACCCTTTCATCCAGAACTGCTGGACTGGCTAGCGGCGGAGTTCATGGATAGCGGCTGGGATATGAAGCACTTGCTACGCTTGATGGTGACCACGCAGGCCTACCGCCAAGACTCCCGCAGCACGGCTGAGCTCAATGAGCGCGATCCTGAAAATCGCCTCCTGGCTCGTGGGCCGCGCTTCCGCGCGACGGGTGAATTGCTGCGCGATCAGGCCCTGGCCGTCGGCGGACTGCTGAGTCATAAAATGGGCGGCCCCTCAGTGCGCCCTCTGGCACCAAACATGGGCCTCACCACAGCCTTTGGTCGCAGCAATGACTGGACGCTGAGTGAAGGTGAAGACAAGCACCGTCGCAGCCTCTACACAGAGATGCGGCGCAACAGCCCTTACCCCAGTTTTAGCACCTTCGATGCGCCTAACCGCGAAGTATGCACCATCCGCCGGGGTCGCACGAACACCCCACTCCAGGCCTTTGTCACGCTCAATGACCCCGTCTTTATCGAGACGCATCAAGCCATGGCCCGCAGACTGATGAACGTGGAAGACAAGATCGGCCACCTTTACCAACTCTGCGTGGCCCGCACTCCCACTGACCACGAACGGGCCACCCTGCAAAAGCTGCATGACGAGGCGCTGACCGACTACCGCGCGCAGCCGCAAGAAGCTGTAAAAATGGCGACTGATCCCCTAGGCCCAGCGCCCAAAGACGCAGACATCGCTGAACTAGCCGCCTGGACCACTGTGGCCAACGTGGTGATGAACCTGGATGAATTTGTGATGCGGAGATAA
- a CDS encoding FAD-dependent oxidoreductase produces MRTQLLSFLCLTSLLSAAEVDLVVYGGTPAGISAGITAAREGAKVVIIEPTQWIGGLVTGGLCRTDVGREQTIGGFPREFFSRAAAAQPGTSMWYAEPKTNLATFKTMLEEAGVEVVTAQSLKSITKEGPRITRLTTSAGTTYQGKMFVDASYEGDLMAAAKVSYIVGRESQAHYGESLAGYYPMPIRPRTVEVMESDCPSIGGTGPSYIHGTPAGISGLDAAGKPIFGVYAAPQLQPGSADHRTQAYNFRICVTQRPDLKVPFPKPATYDPAKYELLLRLIRAFPGVRFGRLFHLGGVANDKYDLNAQGLFSTDYPGANTAYPEGDAATRAQIWQDHVDFIQGMLWFLGHDERVPQSLRDQCNSWGLCKDEFADNQYWPYALYVREGRRMIGEYVMVQKDLQNDIFKEDSVGMGSFVIDCHIVQRILAEDGTVRDEGSFPDAPALPYQIAYRSLTPKLTECENLLVPVCLSASHIAYCSLRMEPVYMALGQASGLAAVMAMQNKTSVQAIDTKALKQKLLDQKAVLELAELATMARSSKLPGLVMDDQDAERVGHWQGSTYGSTLDGSSRHDENLEKGSKSVIYRLKVPATGRYEVRVSYASAPNRASNVPVSIAHAKGSTQVLVNQKKVPPVDKLFISLGTFSFKADQDAVITISTQATDGIVGADAVQLLPQ; encoded by the coding sequence ATGCGCACGCAGCTTCTTTCCTTTCTCTGCCTCACGTCCCTTCTCTCAGCGGCGGAGGTGGACCTTGTCGTTTATGGCGGCACCCCAGCGGGCATCAGCGCAGGCATTACCGCCGCGCGCGAAGGGGCCAAAGTGGTCATTATCGAACCGACCCAGTGGATCGGGGGGCTTGTCACGGGCGGGCTGTGCCGTACGGACGTGGGGCGGGAACAGACCATCGGAGGTTTCCCACGTGAGTTCTTCAGCCGCGCCGCCGCCGCACAACCCGGCACCAGCATGTGGTATGCGGAGCCGAAGACGAATCTGGCCACCTTCAAAACCATGCTTGAAGAAGCGGGCGTGGAAGTGGTCACCGCGCAGTCCTTGAAATCCATCACGAAGGAGGGCCCGCGCATCACCCGTCTCACCACCAGTGCGGGTACGACTTATCAGGGGAAGATGTTTGTGGATGCCAGTTATGAGGGCGACCTCATGGCCGCTGCCAAGGTGAGTTACATCGTTGGCCGGGAAAGTCAGGCGCATTATGGGGAATCGCTCGCAGGTTATTACCCCATGCCCATCCGCCCGCGCACGGTGGAGGTGATGGAGAGTGATTGCCCCAGCATCGGCGGCACAGGGCCCAGTTACATTCATGGCACCCCTGCTGGGATCTCAGGGCTGGATGCTGCAGGCAAACCTATCTTTGGGGTCTATGCCGCACCGCAGCTCCAGCCGGGCAGTGCAGATCACCGCACCCAGGCTTACAACTTCCGCATCTGCGTCACTCAGCGACCCGACCTGAAAGTGCCGTTTCCCAAACCCGCGACTTATGACCCAGCCAAATACGAGCTGCTGCTGCGTCTCATTCGGGCTTTTCCAGGCGTGCGCTTTGGCCGCTTGTTTCATCTCGGGGGTGTGGCTAACGACAAGTATGACCTGAATGCCCAGGGCCTGTTTTCCACCGATTATCCAGGTGCCAATACGGCCTATCCGGAAGGAGATGCGGCCACGCGTGCGCAGATCTGGCAGGATCATGTGGACTTCATTCAGGGCATGCTCTGGTTTCTAGGTCATGATGAACGCGTTCCGCAGAGCTTGCGAGATCAGTGCAACTCCTGGGGACTCTGCAAAGACGAATTTGCCGACAATCAATACTGGCCCTACGCCCTCTACGTCCGTGAAGGTCGTCGCATGATCGGTGAGTACGTCATGGTGCAAAAGGATCTGCAAAACGACATTTTTAAAGAGGACTCTGTGGGTATGGGTTCCTTCGTTATTGATTGTCACATCGTGCAACGCATCCTCGCGGAGGACGGCACGGTGAGGGATGAAGGCAGTTTTCCAGATGCCCCCGCTTTGCCTTATCAGATCGCTTATCGCAGCCTGACACCGAAGCTCACGGAGTGTGAAAACCTGCTCGTTCCCGTCTGCCTTTCCGCCAGTCACATCGCGTATTGTTCCCTGCGCATGGAGCCCGTGTACATGGCTCTGGGGCAGGCCTCAGGCTTGGCAGCAGTGATGGCGATGCAGAACAAAACTTCGGTGCAGGCCATTGATACGAAAGCGCTGAAACAGAAGCTGCTGGATCAAAAAGCGGTTTTGGAACTGGCGGAGCTCGCCACCATGGCTCGTTCCTCGAAACTGCCTGGACTCGTCATGGATGACCAAGATGCCGAGCGTGTGGGCCACTGGCAGGGTAGCACCTACGGGAGCACGTTGGATGGCTCCAGCCGCCATGATGAAAACCTGGAGAAAGGCAGCAAGAGTGTCATTTACCGTCTCAAAGTCCCCGCCACGGGGCGCTATGAAGTGCGTGTCTCTTACGCTTCCGCTCCCAATCGTGCCAGCAATGTACCCGTCAGCATTGCCCATGCAAAAGGCAGCACCCAGGTGCTCGTGAACCAGAAAAAAGTCCCCCCGGTGGATAAGCTCTTCATCAGTCTGGGCACCTTTTCATTTAAAGCAGATCAGGATGCCGTGATCACCATCAGCACTCAGGCCACGGATGGCATCGTGGGCGCAGATGCCGTGCAGTTGCTCCCGCAATAA
- a CDS encoding SUMF1/EgtB/PvdO family nonheme iron enzyme: MTILFLDANADTRGPRTEALRQPPGWTVHSVATVTEGRSWLGRAAELDLLITEAIPAASGDTGFNLRDSALTRFPKAKVLFTTRYDLTGFESQIAGWPVLLDAPYSAEKLLLKAQAALTAPTPPCCVELPPFLAPGTMLGNYQVQDRLTQETESETYRAIQVTVQRPVALVLLRPDLLSQPDAIQGFKERERLKASISHPRIAPLYEAGAVNGLIFYTRELPRGRNLEEMEAAGEHLSERKIAELLFGVAEAMQYAVERGNHHRRLYARDIYLDAENQASIVNIFRPAGSRPRVAVEEVAALLDLVQPLASEGKARGLLATLADAGHDWNGLLEALDDVRDAMRERSIMRRIEAEEGASASKRPTPWWAWALAAAALAAVFGLGNLVGTATPTTTPLLKEEMVTIPAGNFIYQKKESRNLPAYQISKHEVTIGQYGEFVKALEDSPTTTFDHPDQPKTKTGHTPAKWAETYAAAKAGATFNGQPLSLNTPVTQVDWWDAYAYAKWKGQRLPTEEEWEKAARGEKGLLFPWGNKADKTLANLGDDYDANGKGGGKDGYNLWAPADRKSGDVSPYGICDLAGNVSEWTASERTGELWPAHPDYPDLRVPVVRGGHFALKGSNDLLTTRFFAESASESTLARGFRTASDLTPAPKK, translated from the coding sequence ATGACGATCCTTTTTCTCGATGCCAATGCCGACACTCGCGGCCCCCGAACTGAAGCCCTCCGACAACCACCTGGCTGGACCGTCCACAGCGTGGCCACCGTCACCGAAGGGCGCTCCTGGCTCGGCCGAGCGGCTGAGTTAGACCTGCTGATTACCGAAGCCATTCCTGCTGCCAGTGGCGACACGGGTTTTAATCTGCGTGACAGCGCGCTGACTCGGTTTCCCAAAGCCAAGGTGCTCTTCACCACGCGCTATGACCTGACCGGATTTGAATCCCAGATCGCCGGCTGGCCCGTGCTGCTGGATGCGCCTTACAGCGCGGAAAAGCTTTTGCTGAAAGCGCAGGCAGCACTCACGGCCCCAACACCTCCGTGCTGTGTGGAATTGCCCCCCTTCCTGGCCCCTGGCACCATGCTTGGCAATTACCAAGTGCAGGACCGCCTGACACAGGAAACAGAATCTGAAACCTACCGCGCCATCCAGGTCACGGTCCAGCGGCCCGTGGCCCTGGTGCTACTGCGGCCTGACTTACTGAGCCAACCCGATGCGATTCAGGGATTCAAAGAACGCGAACGGCTGAAAGCCTCCATCTCGCATCCTCGAATCGCGCCGCTTTATGAAGCCGGTGCCGTCAATGGACTGATTTTTTATACCCGTGAACTGCCGCGAGGCCGCAACCTTGAGGAAATGGAAGCCGCTGGGGAGCATCTCTCTGAGCGGAAAATCGCCGAGCTGCTCTTTGGCGTCGCCGAGGCCATGCAGTATGCCGTGGAGCGTGGCAACCACCATCGCCGCCTGTATGCGCGGGATATTTACCTGGATGCCGAGAACCAAGCCAGCATCGTGAACATCTTCCGCCCAGCAGGCAGCCGGCCACGTGTGGCCGTGGAAGAAGTGGCGGCACTTTTAGACCTCGTGCAGCCGCTCGCCAGTGAAGGCAAAGCCCGCGGGCTGCTCGCGACCTTGGCAGACGCCGGGCATGACTGGAATGGTTTGTTGGAAGCTTTGGACGACGTTCGCGATGCCATGCGGGAACGCAGCATCATGCGCCGGATCGAGGCCGAAGAGGGTGCCTCTGCTAGCAAGCGCCCTACCCCCTGGTGGGCCTGGGCTCTGGCAGCAGCGGCCCTAGCAGCCGTTTTTGGTCTGGGCAATCTGGTGGGCACCGCTACGCCCACCACGACACCTTTGCTCAAGGAGGAAATGGTGACTATTCCTGCCGGAAATTTTATTTATCAGAAGAAGGAATCCCGCAACCTCCCGGCTTACCAGATCAGCAAACACGAAGTCACCATCGGCCAATACGGTGAATTTGTGAAGGCGCTGGAAGACTCTCCCACGACCACCTTTGACCACCCCGACCAGCCGAAGACCAAGACTGGCCACACGCCTGCCAAATGGGCGGAAACCTATGCAGCCGCCAAAGCTGGGGCCACCTTCAATGGTCAACCCCTGAGCCTGAACACCCCTGTAACGCAGGTGGACTGGTGGGATGCGTACGCTTATGCCAAATGGAAAGGCCAGCGCCTGCCCACCGAAGAAGAATGGGAAAAAGCCGCGCGCGGTGAAAAGGGCCTGCTGTTTCCCTGGGGCAATAAAGCGGACAAAACCCTAGCCAATCTGGGAGATGACTACGACGCCAATGGTAAAGGCGGTGGTAAGGACGGCTACAATCTCTGGGCACCGGCTGACCGCAAATCTGGCGATGTTAGTCCCTATGGCATCTGCGACTTAGCAGGTAATGTCTCCGAATGGACCGCCAGTGAACGCACGGGCGAACTCTGGCCCGCCCACCCGGATTACCCAGACCTGCGTGTACCTGTGGTACGCGGTGGGCACTTCGCGCTCAAAGGCAGCAACGATCTTTTAACCACCCGCTTTTTTGCTGAATCAGCTTCAGAGTCCACCCTGGCCCGTGGCTTCCGCACGGCCAGCGATCTCACCCCTGCCCCGAAAAAGTGA
- a CDS encoding chorismate-binding protein has product MTIPLGSPAEIGRLLAPEPGFIWLDSAVAGPSAVSLLTAWPDRLLEGTLAQDWTAVEEALDEGTAAAHSGGLFGWVGYDGQFVLGLYPHALLYDHAQGEWFECGDFTQKLSSIPSHPQESPALTLPRQPFAPLVSRENFLAQVRRAQEYIIAGDIYQVNISQPWRAEWPVGTPFFPFYERLRRVSPAPHAACMNLGETTLLSASPELFLKLSGRTIATHPIKGTRPRFPTDPARDDASARELLASDKERAELLMITDLERNDLGQVCEFGSVKVPDLWRVESFAQVYHLVSTVTGTLRSGISHAAAFRACFPGGSITGAPKKRASEIIAELEPYPRGPYTGAVGYFGFDGESQWNIVIRTAVQKGGEITFHAGSGIVADSIPEKEWEETLHKASGILAAWAAED; this is encoded by the coding sequence GTGACCATTCCCTTGGGCAGCCCAGCGGAAATCGGGCGTCTTTTGGCCCCAGAACCCGGCTTTATTTGGCTGGATAGCGCCGTGGCGGGTCCGAGTGCGGTCTCTCTGCTCACGGCTTGGCCAGATCGCCTGCTTGAGGGGACTCTCGCCCAGGACTGGACTGCGGTGGAAGAAGCCCTGGATGAAGGAACCGCAGCTGCTCACAGCGGCGGTTTGTTCGGTTGGGTGGGGTATGATGGGCAATTTGTGTTGGGCCTTTATCCACATGCGCTGCTGTATGACCACGCGCAGGGAGAATGGTTCGAATGTGGTGATTTTACTCAGAAATTAAGTTCGATCCCCTCTCATCCCCAAGAATCTCCCGCCCTCACATTGCCGCGGCAGCCCTTTGCGCCCTTGGTCTCTCGTGAAAATTTTTTGGCCCAGGTTCGTCGGGCGCAGGAGTACATCATCGCTGGGGACATCTATCAGGTGAATATTTCCCAGCCCTGGCGTGCTGAATGGCCCGTGGGCACCCCGTTTTTTCCTTTTTACGAACGTCTGCGCCGGGTTTCCCCAGCGCCCCATGCGGCCTGTATGAATTTGGGAGAGACCACCCTTCTTTCCGCCTCGCCTGAACTGTTTCTCAAACTTTCTGGCCGCACTATCGCGACGCATCCCATCAAAGGCACCCGCCCACGCTTTCCCACAGATCCTGCCCGTGACGACGCCTCTGCCCGTGAGTTGTTAGCCAGCGACAAGGAGCGAGCGGAGCTCCTCATGATTACGGATCTGGAGCGCAATGACCTCGGCCAGGTGTGTGAGTTTGGCAGCGTGAAGGTGCCAGATCTTTGGCGGGTGGAAAGTTTCGCCCAGGTGTATCACCTCGTCTCCACCGTCACGGGCACGCTGCGGTCTGGCATCAGTCATGCGGCGGCTTTTCGGGCCTGTTTCCCTGGAGGGAGCATCACCGGTGCGCCGAAAAAACGCGCTTCCGAGATCATTGCAGAGCTGGAGCCCTACCCCCGTGGCCCCTACACGGGGGCGGTGGGTTACTTTGGTTTCGATGGCGAAAGCCAGTGGAATATCGTCATCCGTACGGCCGTGCAAAAAGGCGGGGAGATTACCTTTCATGCGGGATCTGGCATCGTCGCAGACAGCATCCCTGAAAAGGAATGGGAAGAGACGCTGCATAAAGCCTCCGGCATTTTGGCCGCCTGGGCCGCTGAAGATTGA
- a CDS encoding AraC family transcriptional regulator, whose translation MISSLQTEFFSLMLDPQILRTMLDHLPGVFFFVKDAEGRLIAANAAKLERLGLKHEKELIGATDDAFFPPDVALAFRQDDQEIILTGKPVVNRLELWLDEQRALNWFMTTKLPITGKDGTIIGIMGLSRRCEEKGAQHAVREVAAAVAYIQTHLSESLTASDLAKAVNLSERQLHRKLRETLGSTPHELILRLRIQAAAEALTQTGSSIAEIALDHGFCDQSAFTQHFRKRTGMTPRQFRQRHTMA comes from the coding sequence ATGATCTCCAGTCTTCAAACCGAGTTTTTTTCTCTCATGTTGGATCCACAGATTCTGCGGACCATGTTGGATCATCTCCCTGGGGTCTTCTTTTTCGTCAAAGACGCCGAAGGCCGTCTCATCGCCGCGAATGCCGCCAAGTTGGAACGTCTGGGCTTAAAGCATGAGAAAGAGCTCATCGGAGCGACAGACGATGCCTTCTTCCCACCAGATGTGGCACTGGCTTTCCGCCAAGATGACCAAGAAATCATCCTCACAGGTAAGCCTGTGGTGAACCGGCTGGAGTTATGGCTGGATGAGCAGCGAGCACTGAATTGGTTCATGACTACCAAGCTGCCCATCACGGGTAAAGATGGGACCATCATTGGCATCATGGGGCTGAGCCGCCGCTGTGAAGAAAAGGGTGCACAACACGCTGTCCGCGAGGTGGCGGCAGCGGTGGCCTACATCCAAACACACCTTTCCGAAAGCCTAACAGCCTCCGATCTGGCCAAAGCGGTGAATCTTTCTGAACGACAGCTCCACCGAAAACTGCGCGAGACGCTGGGCAGCACTCCTCATGAGCTTATTCTACGACTGCGGATCCAAGCCGCTGCGGAGGCCTTGACTCAGACGGGGAGCTCCATCGCCGAGATCGCCTTGGATCATGGGTTTTGCGATCAAAGCGCCTTCACCCAGCACTTTCGCAAACGCACAGGCATGACACCTCGACAATTTCGTCAACGCCATACGATGGCCTGA
- a CDS encoding tetratricopeptide repeat protein, whose product MAQAPSILNADRGRASATALGVLCLLASVQVVLVTKVVWDASRRPEITAKPGSSPGVNPSETPLTPVRPTISFSPPAVGQIVPALPPVAAPAPAAPSFSPPAIGSFAPPTGTPPAVRPATQPTTPPAPAVAPASQAPAPVAATAKLPTPTPAPAAKMPSADPAANMSLEEMIDLAKQVRGLGDMQGALEVLRRADLQYPASPEVMSETAQCYETMGLGDKAAALWRQLESMDPARAAGFRDLAKRRLSTPAAAATSPASTAFSALTGGEGGKMLSLGACLTARDPASTNGEKVVLRIPILRQGNGNVDPSQVDIDVYFFDRVNGEKIAQTIADEPVSAWAAAPVDWSGIGEEPLDVTYFLPALTPGEIAAHGRRSYHGYVVRLYYQHKLQDVAAEPRDLLDFGSRTPQTVPGGVNPLLPPLTN is encoded by the coding sequence ATGGCTCAAGCCCCTTCCATTCTCAACGCTGACCGGGGCCGTGCCAGTGCGACGGCCCTCGGAGTTCTCTGCCTACTCGCGAGTGTGCAGGTCGTTTTAGTCACCAAAGTCGTCTGGGACGCCTCACGAAGGCCTGAAATTACGGCCAAACCGGGCTCTTCTCCTGGGGTGAATCCTTCTGAAACGCCGCTGACCCCGGTGCGGCCCACCATCAGCTTCAGCCCCCCGGCCGTTGGGCAGATCGTCCCCGCCCTCCCACCTGTGGCGGCCCCGGCACCTGCGGCACCTAGTTTTTCACCGCCGGCGATTGGCTCCTTTGCCCCGCCGACAGGCACTCCTCCGGCAGTGAGACCCGCCACGCAGCCGACCACCCCGCCAGCACCTGCAGTAGCCCCAGCGTCCCAAGCCCCAGCACCAGTGGCCGCCACGGCTAAACTGCCGACTCCTACGCCTGCACCCGCTGCTAAAATGCCCTCGGCAGATCCCGCAGCGAACATGTCCTTGGAAGAAATGATCGACTTGGCCAAACAAGTGCGTGGGCTAGGTGACATGCAAGGTGCCCTCGAAGTCCTCCGACGCGCGGATCTCCAATATCCGGCGAGCCCGGAGGTGATGTCGGAGACGGCTCAATGTTATGAAACCATGGGGCTGGGAGACAAAGCCGCAGCTCTATGGAGACAACTGGAAAGCATGGATCCCGCACGTGCAGCGGGCTTTCGCGACCTGGCGAAACGCCGCCTCAGCACACCTGCAGCCGCTGCTACCTCCCCAGCCAGCACAGCTTTTTCGGCCCTGACGGGCGGTGAGGGTGGGAAAATGCTTTCCCTGGGAGCCTGCCTAACCGCCCGTGATCCTGCCTCCACCAATGGTGAAAAGGTGGTGCTACGCATCCCCATCTTACGTCAGGGCAATGGCAATGTGGACCCCAGCCAGGTGGACATTGACGTGTACTTTTTTGACCGTGTGAATGGCGAAAAAATCGCCCAAACCATCGCCGATGAACCTGTCTCTGCCTGGGCCGCTGCGCCTGTGGACTGGAGCGGCATCGGTGAAGAACCTCTTGATGTAACCTATTTCCTGCCGGCACTCACTCCGGGAGAAATTGCCGCCCACGGCCGCCGTTCTTACCACGGCTACGTCGTCCGGCTCTACTACCAGCACAAACTCCAGGACGTGGCCGCAGAACCGCGCGACCTCCTGGACTTTGGTTCACGCACGCCCCAGACCGTCCCCGGTGGTGTGAACCCGCTGCTCCCGCCGTTGACGAACTGA